The following proteins are co-located in the Echinicola sp. 20G genome:
- a CDS encoding discoidin domain-containing protein has translation MIKKNLRFSRLAGLCLSAVTLLGSCEDADMVGSESPDIYQKKLSLPHQKQLNVIYFLPNDMEPHLDYERRLSGALKHMQGYYAQQLLSHGFGNRSFGLAEHDSIPDYVKIKIIHAENDHLYYPYSNGGNRAKREIEAYFAEHPEEKTSEHFLVFIPKHDDGTGVPFYGLGKFAFTRDYEGGYDMDKWVEGVGFPTIDDKWIGGTIHELGHGLNLPHNRQKVSDNFTAMMGNGNSSYWKSPNSIKFTKASALILRYNELFTNNAPFEFYQEAPEVEIKHQRIYADSEYLYVQTKFTSSVPVKGAIVYNDPKTNPNDADYNAITWATRDIIQTTNADSVSFKMALSDIDENFKEHPFSLRLALVHENGRIVKNSYPYNFVNGIPDIDVNDITFDDYDRTDWSVAGFSSQEEYAATGALPGLAEYILDGDYDTFWHSGWKTNPPKHPHWIAIDMNETKTIHGISVVQNQKSTNGMLKDFTLYVSNDNVNWTTVGDFTATNSMSRQQIVLDTPVAAQYFKIQTYNSYGGTNANRIAEIAAF, from the coding sequence ATGATCAAGAAAAATTTACGTTTTTCTAGACTGGCGGGCCTATGCCTTTCAGCAGTTACCCTCCTCGGATCTTGTGAGGATGCGGACATGGTCGGATCAGAGAGTCCCGACATTTATCAAAAAAAATTATCTCTTCCTCATCAAAAGCAACTTAATGTAATTTACTTCCTTCCAAATGACATGGAACCACATTTGGACTATGAGAGAAGACTTTCCGGTGCGTTAAAACACATGCAAGGCTATTATGCACAACAATTGCTTTCTCATGGTTTTGGCAACAGGTCATTTGGCTTGGCGGAGCATGACAGTATTCCTGATTATGTAAAAATCAAAATCATTCATGCCGAAAACGATCACCTTTATTATCCATATTCTAACGGAGGTAATAGAGCAAAAAGAGAAATTGAAGCTTATTTTGCCGAGCACCCTGAGGAGAAAACCAGTGAGCATTTCTTGGTATTCATACCTAAACATGACGATGGAACAGGTGTTCCCTTCTATGGCCTTGGTAAGTTTGCCTTTACTCGTGACTATGAAGGTGGTTACGATATGGACAAATGGGTAGAGGGCGTAGGCTTCCCAACCATCGATGACAAGTGGATCGGTGGAACCATCCATGAATTAGGACATGGCCTTAACCTCCCTCATAACCGTCAAAAAGTTTCCGATAACTTCACGGCCATGATGGGCAATGGTAATAGTTCTTACTGGAAGTCACCAAACAGCATCAAATTCACCAAAGCTTCTGCATTGATCTTGCGATATAACGAACTGTTTACCAACAATGCTCCATTTGAATTCTATCAAGAAGCTCCTGAAGTAGAGATCAAGCATCAAAGAATTTATGCGGATAGTGAGTACTTATATGTACAGACAAAATTCACAAGTTCTGTTCCGGTAAAAGGAGCTATTGTTTACAATGATCCAAAGACCAATCCAAATGACGCAGATTATAACGCCATTACTTGGGCAACACGTGACATCATCCAAACGACCAATGCAGATAGTGTATCTTTCAAAATGGCGCTAAGTGATATTGATGAGAACTTTAAGGAACATCCTTTCTCTTTGAGATTGGCATTGGTTCATGAAAATGGCAGAATTGTTAAGAATTCCTATCCTTATAATTTCGTTAATGGAATACCAGATATTGACGTAAATGACATCACTTTTGATGACTACGATAGAACTGACTGGTCAGTAGCAGGTTTCTCTTCGCAAGAAGAATATGCCGCTACAGGCGCACTACCAGGATTAGCAGAATACATACTAGATGGGGATTATGATACTTTCTGGCATTCTGGTTGGAAAACCAACCCTCCAAAGCATCCGCACTGGATTGCTATTGATATGAATGAAACCAAAACTATTCACGGTATTTCTGTTGTTCAAAATCAAAAAAGTACCAATGGAATGTTAAAGGATTTTACTTTGTACGTTTCTAATGACAATGTAAACTGGACTACTGTAGGTGACTTTACTGCTACCAACTCCATGAGCCGTCAGCAAATTGTCTTGGATACGCCGGTAGCTGCCCAATACTTTAAGATCCAAACTTATAATTCATATGGCGGCACCAATGCCAACAGAATTGCAGAAATAGCAGCATTCTAA
- a CDS encoding sodium/solute symporter (Members of the Solute:Sodium Symporter (SSS), TC 2.A.21 as described in tcdb.org, catalyze solute:Na+ symport. Known solutes for members of the family include sugars, amino acids, nucleosides, inositols, vitamins, urea or anions, depending on the system.): METLSYIDLIITIAYIALVVLVGLWFGRKSKNSSSGYFLAGKSLTWGVIGASLFASNISTVHLVGFAESGYKDGILWGNFEWFSSFELIILAFVFVPFFLRTKISTLPEFLEQRYDSRSRVVLAIFSILAALFMHIGVSFYAGAVVFEKIFGLDIMVSIVIIAIATGIYTIIGGLTSVVITETVQTVILILGSLSITVLAICQLPEVGIHSYEALKEAVDPDRLKAVSFNSTKTGFTFMDMLLGHLILGIWYWCTDQTIVQRVLGAKSEKQAKLGALFAGFLKILPVFIMVVPGILAFALFKDEIGNETKNVLPIMIVNLLPVGLKGLMIAALLAAVMSSVAAALNSCSTLIVFDVFEKLKPQLSDQAKLRIGRITGVLVLVMAVIWSPFLGNLGAIFELINQMFSIFAPSIVTVFLWGVVSRKGTANAAFWTLLGGSLFAAVVFIVEKYIPIHGIENYISSTDGFGLNWLRQTYLFFVFSSIMYGVISYLDKSPQEIPEQFYIHVKHSSKMVNYLSALLVVVMIVIYIIFY, encoded by the coding sequence ATGGAAACACTATCCTATATCGATCTCATCATCACAATAGCCTACATTGCTTTAGTAGTACTGGTCGGTTTATGGTTTGGTAGGAAAAGTAAGAATAGCAGCTCGGGTTATTTTTTGGCAGGAAAGTCATTGACTTGGGGGGTGATAGGAGCAAGTTTGTTTGCTTCAAATATCTCCACGGTCCATTTGGTTGGGTTTGCGGAGTCAGGTTATAAGGATGGGATTTTGTGGGGAAATTTTGAATGGTTTTCTTCATTTGAGTTGATCATTTTAGCTTTTGTATTTGTCCCGTTTTTTCTAAGGACCAAAATATCCACACTGCCTGAATTTTTGGAACAGCGTTACGACAGCAGATCACGTGTAGTATTGGCTATTTTCAGCATACTGGCTGCTTTGTTTATGCATATTGGAGTGAGTTTCTATGCTGGTGCAGTGGTTTTTGAAAAGATTTTCGGACTGGATATAATGGTTTCCATTGTCATCATTGCCATAGCGACCGGGATTTATACCATTATCGGAGGGCTTACTTCTGTGGTGATTACTGAAACCGTGCAAACCGTCATTTTAATCCTAGGTTCATTATCCATCACGGTATTGGCAATATGCCAACTTCCAGAGGTGGGAATCCATTCTTATGAGGCCTTGAAGGAGGCTGTTGATCCTGATCGTTTAAAAGCGGTAAGTTTTAACAGTACCAAAACTGGCTTTACTTTTATGGACATGCTGTTGGGCCATTTGATATTGGGGATTTGGTATTGGTGTACCGATCAAACCATTGTCCAGCGTGTTTTGGGTGCAAAATCTGAGAAACAAGCAAAGTTAGGGGCTTTATTTGCTGGCTTTTTGAAGATACTTCCGGTGTTCATCATGGTTGTTCCTGGGATTTTGGCTTTTGCTTTGTTCAAAGATGAAATAGGCAATGAAACCAAAAATGTACTTCCGATCATGATTGTTAACCTTTTGCCGGTTGGTTTAAAAGGATTAATGATTGCAGCGCTATTGGCAGCAGTGATGAGTAGTGTGGCAGCGGCTCTAAATAGCTGTTCTACACTAATTGTCTTTGATGTGTTCGAAAAGCTAAAGCCTCAATTGTCTGATCAGGCAAAGCTAAGAATCGGGAGAATCACGGGAGTTTTGGTATTGGTCATGGCGGTTATTTGGTCTCCCTTCTTGGGTAATTTGGGAGCCATTTTCGAACTCATCAATCAGATGTTTAGCATTTTCGCTCCATCTATAGTCACTGTTTTCCTTTGGGGAGTTGTGTCAAGAAAAGGCACGGCAAATGCAGCATTTTGGACCTTATTAGGAGGGAGCCTTTTTGCTGCTGTAGTGTTTATAGTGGAAAAATATATCCCAATCCATGGAATTGAAAATTACATATCCAGTACAGATGGATTTGGTTTGAACTGGTTAAGGCAAACCTATCTTTTCTTTGTGTTTTCTTCCATCATGTACGGAGTTATATCCTATTTAGATAAGTCGCCTCAGGAGATTCCGGAGCAATTTTATATCCATGTCAAGCATTCTTCAAAAATGGTGAATTACCTCAGCGCTTTGCTGGTGGTGGTGATGATTGTCATCTATATCATTTTCTATTAG